One part of the Melioribacteraceae bacterium genome encodes these proteins:
- a CDS encoding LOG family protein — MKRKTVVVFGSSIPRPGDNEYEYAYQLGKQFALAGFDLCTGGFQGIMDAVSKGAVEHGARAIGITLDIYNVLPSKYLTEEIRCKSLFERLTRLIETGDAFVALQGGTGTLVELAIVWEYMNKNMMEFKPFACHSSMWKEIVRVMEEQITKEKRKNGLIKSFDDINSLAEYIITSLS, encoded by the coding sequence ATGAAAAGAAAAACGGTTGTAGTTTTCGGCAGTTCTATTCCTCGTCCCGGCGATAATGAGTATGAATATGCTTATCAGCTCGGCAAACAATTTGCGCTGGCCGGTTTTGATCTATGTACCGGCGGATTTCAGGGGATTATGGATGCGGTTTCCAAAGGCGCTGTTGAACACGGCGCTCGGGCTATCGGTATTACCCTCGATATTTATAATGTCCTTCCAAGCAAATATTTAACCGAAGAAATAAGGTGTAAATCTTTGTTTGAAAGGCTTACACGTCTCATCGAAACCGGAGATGCATTTGTTGCCCTGCAGGGCGGAACAGGTACTCTGGTTGAGCTCGCTATTGTCTGGGAGTATATGAATAAGAATATGATGGAATTCAAACCGTTTGCATGCCACAGTTCAATGTGGAAAGAGATAGTTCGGGTTATGGAGGAACAGATAACAAAAGAGAAAAGGAAAAACGGGCTGATTAAATCTTTTGATGATATCAATAGTCTTGCAGAATATATAATCACTTCGCTCAGTTAG
- a CDS encoding glycosyltransferase family 9 protein — translation MKILVIALSGIGDALMFTPSLNKLKEDYPSARIDVLAMYKGVKEIFENLDNVNRVLYHDFINSSVLKSLGFVLRLRGEYDITINVYPSNRREYNLISRIIGSPLRCGVNYLRRNFVNLGFLNNVTITENDNQHNVETNFKLCGKLSGKDPEQIPPLRLVISESDEKYAANFLNDKGIEPKDLVIGFHPGCSTLKNHDKRRWETEKFAKLASTLIERDSAKILIFGGPEEKDLKLDICSRVNSTSVISVEARSILESASVMKRCNVFVSNDSSLMHIAAALKLKTVAILGPTNKNYIYPWQTEYRVASLQLECSPCFYYSPRPLTCSRKDLKFKCIRELNAETVYNITKDFLNTGSN, via the coding sequence ATGAAAATTCTTGTAATTGCATTATCGGGAATCGGCGATGCTTTAATGTTCACCCCCTCCCTGAACAAATTGAAGGAGGATTATCCATCTGCCCGCATAGACGTACTGGCAATGTATAAAGGTGTAAAGGAGATTTTTGAAAATCTTGATAATGTGAACCGGGTATTATATCACGATTTTATAAATTCCTCCGTGTTAAAGTCGCTCGGTTTTGTATTAAGGCTCCGGGGCGAATACGATATTACCATCAATGTATATCCATCCAACAGAAGAGAGTATAATTTAATAAGCCGGATTATCGGTTCTCCTTTAAGATGCGGAGTAAATTATCTGCGGAGGAATTTTGTAAACCTTGGATTTCTGAATAATGTTACAATAACGGAAAATGATAACCAACATAATGTCGAAACGAATTTTAAACTCTGCGGAAAATTAAGCGGAAAGGATCCGGAACAGATTCCCCCGCTCCGGTTAGTAATATCAGAATCTGATGAAAAGTATGCAGCTAATTTTCTGAATGACAAAGGAATCGAACCCAAAGATCTGGTCATTGGATTTCACCCCGGATGTTCAACTCTTAAGAACCACGACAAACGGAGATGGGAAACCGAAAAATTTGCCAAACTGGCTTCGACATTAATAGAAAGAGATTCGGCGAAAATTCTGATTTTCGGAGGTCCTGAAGAAAAAGATTTGAAACTTGACATCTGCAGCAGGGTAAACTCCACTTCTGTAATCAGTGTTGAAGCACGTTCAATACTTGAGAGTGCTTCTGTAATGAAAAGGTGTAATGTTTTTGTAAGCAACGATTCGAGTCTTATGCATATTGCCGCGGCGCTCAAATTAAAAACGGTCGCAATACTAGGTCCGACAAATAAAAACTATATCTATCCCTGGCAAACTGAATACAGGGTAGCGTCACTTCAGCTCGAATGTTCACCGTGTTTTTATTATTCACCCAGACCGCTTACCTGCAGCAGAAAGGATTTGAAATTTAAATGCATCAGGGAGTTAAACGCAGAAACGGTATACAATATTACGAAGGATTTTTTGAATACCGGCTCTAACTGA
- a CDS encoding DUF2723 domain-containing protein, giving the protein MSNKVLNRIIAFAVFLLSLIVYLMTVQPTVSFWDCGEFIASSYLLQVPHPPGTPFFILLGRLFSMIPFTENIGLRVNMISVLSSAFTVMFLYLTAVKLIELYRKKTAETIFESLTVYIPAAIGALSLAFSDTFWFNAVEAEVYAFSTFFIAIVIWLMIQWNERADQPDNEKYLILIAYLIGLSTGVHLMAVLAIVPVVMVVIFRKYLTDEEVLKKTGYIFLIHAAIVLVIAMIMWGSQTESAPPSPEQFQSVDSRFFMILAAISLIFMGAMYKKIFQRNSFYIPLIIGGIALVAVYPGLVKYVPKLITTLGKNNTVLDLIIVAVIFIGLIAGIIWTSNKGKPTFNLILKCFLFALIGTTSYAIIIIRANQEPPINMNSPKTFTELESYLNREQYGDFPTFKRRFSNEPHQLKIYTDYSSDLDFLWTYQMNHMFNRYLLWNYVGRESSYQDSGVDWKDLLGIPFFIGLFGMYYHFRRDWKMGAVFLVMFIFLGYLTAFYQNQQQPQPRERDYFYVGAFFVFSIWIAIGMNGMIELIKEKFTQIKSINPLIAGLMVTGFIAVPVNMLNANYFEHNRARNYVPWDYAYNLLQSVAPNAILFTNGDNDTFPLWYLQDVEGIRRDVRIANLSLLNTGWYIKQLKNTTPHGAQKVDISFTDEEIDQMMPMRWDPREMQIDVPPDVIKEFGVTDSAIVNTGKLKWTMKNSVQFGDINAIRTQDLICLDIIMQSKWNRPVYYAVTCSDDSRLSLDDYLQMEGMALRLVPAKSKAKSIEYINEEVLRKNLLTKNVDISETFQSGFLFRGLNDKSIFFDENHERLVQNYRNAFIRLALYYLYEEKSDAKVIEALEEMENKIPRHVITMDYRIKHDVAKIYYSANARKQYEELATEVIESAKRSLERNPRDFSSWYNPYDILLTHYDNLGMYREAIDLLLGLQSLVPDDPQIKELIKQYRKQAGMDTSEIPGQELRNK; this is encoded by the coding sequence ATGAGCAATAAAGTTTTAAATCGGATTATTGCGTTTGCCGTATTCTTATTGAGTTTAATTGTTTATTTAATGACGGTGCAACCGACCGTTTCTTTCTGGGATTGCGGTGAGTTCATAGCATCATCATACCTGCTTCAGGTGCCGCATCCTCCCGGAACGCCGTTCTTTATTCTTTTAGGCCGCCTCTTCTCGATGATTCCGTTTACCGAAAATATCGGTCTCCGCGTTAATATGATTTCTGTTTTATCAAGTGCCTTCACGGTAATGTTTCTATACCTTACGGCAGTCAAGCTGATCGAGTTATACAGGAAAAAGACGGCTGAAACAATTTTTGAATCTCTAACTGTTTACATTCCCGCAGCAATAGGAGCCCTATCGCTTGCGTTCAGCGATACATTCTGGTTTAATGCGGTTGAAGCTGAAGTATACGCTTTCTCCACTTTCTTCATCGCAATTGTTATCTGGCTTATGATTCAATGGAACGAAAGAGCCGATCAGCCCGACAATGAAAAATACCTTATCCTGATTGCATATCTCATCGGACTTTCGACCGGTGTTCACCTGATGGCAGTACTTGCAATTGTTCCGGTAGTGATGGTTGTAATATTCAGAAAATACTTAACTGACGAAGAAGTATTGAAAAAGACCGGTTATATTTTCCTTATTCACGCCGCAATAGTTCTGGTAATTGCTATGATTATGTGGGGATCTCAAACCGAAAGCGCACCACCCTCACCTGAACAATTTCAATCGGTTGATTCCAGATTTTTTATGATTCTTGCCGCAATAAGTTTGATTTTTATGGGAGCGATGTACAAGAAAATTTTTCAGCGCAACTCCTTTTACATTCCCCTTATTATCGGCGGTATTGCCCTGGTAGCGGTTTATCCGGGTCTAGTAAAATATGTACCAAAACTGATTACCACACTCGGCAAGAACAATACAGTATTGGATCTGATAATTGTGGCAGTAATTTTCATCGGTTTGATTGCGGGAATAATCTGGACATCCAACAAAGGCAAACCGACTTTCAACCTGATATTAAAGTGTTTTCTATTTGCACTGATAGGAACGACCTCGTACGCAATTATTATTATACGTGCGAATCAGGAACCGCCTATCAATATGAACAGCCCTAAGACTTTTACCGAACTGGAATCGTACCTGAACCGCGAGCAGTACGGTGATTTCCCTACATTCAAAAGAAGATTTTCGAATGAGCCTCATCAGTTAAAAATCTACACTGATTACTCAAGCGATCTGGATTTCCTATGGACCTATCAGATGAATCACATGTTCAACCGTTACCTGCTCTGGAATTATGTCGGTCGTGAATCATCGTATCAGGATTCCGGGGTTGACTGGAAAGATCTTCTCGGAATACCCTTCTTTATAGGATTGTTCGGAATGTATTATCATTTCAGAAGGGACTGGAAAATGGGAGCCGTATTTCTTGTGATGTTTATTTTCCTCGGTTACCTTACAGCGTTTTACCAGAACCAGCAGCAGCCTCAACCGCGGGAACGTGATTATTTCTACGTGGGCGCATTCTTTGTATTCTCAATCTGGATTGCGATCGGGATGAACGGAATGATTGAACTTATTAAAGAAAAATTTACTCAGATAAAATCCATTAATCCGCTGATAGCAGGCTTGATGGTAACAGGATTTATTGCTGTACCGGTCAACATGCTTAACGCAAATTATTTTGAACACAACCGCGCAAGGAATTATGTACCGTGGGATTATGCGTACAACCTTCTTCAGAGTGTGGCACCCAATGCAATCCTTTTTACAAACGGCGATAACGACACATTCCCGTTATGGTATCTTCAGGATGTTGAGGGGATACGCCGCGACGTCCGGATTGCAAACCTGAGCCTTCTTAACACCGGATGGTATATTAAACAGCTTAAAAACACCACTCCGCATGGCGCGCAGAAAGTAGATATTTCGTTTACAGATGAAGAGATTGATCAGATGATGCCGATGAGATGGGATCCGCGCGAGATGCAAATAGATGTTCCCCCCGATGTTATTAAGGAATTCGGCGTAACAGATTCCGCAATTGTTAATACCGGTAAACTGAAATGGACTATGAAAAACAGCGTTCAGTTCGGCGACATCAACGCAATAAGAACTCAGGATCTTATCTGCCTTGATATAATAATGCAAAGCAAATGGAACCGCCCGGTCTATTATGCCGTTACCTGCTCGGACGACAGCCGCTTAAGTCTGGACGATTATCTTCAGATGGAGGGAATGGCATTACGCCTTGTCCCTGCAAAGTCGAAAGCCAAATCAATTGAATATATAAATGAAGAAGTATTAAGAAAAAACCTTCTGACGAAAAACGTAGACATCAGCGAAACTTTTCAGTCGGGATTTTTATTCAGAGGGCTCAATGATAAATCGATTTTCTTTGATGAGAACCATGAAAGATTAGTACAGAATTACAGGAACGCGTTCATACGACTTGCACTTTATTATTTATATGAGGAGAAGAGCGATGCCAAGGTTATTGAAGCACTTGAAGAAATGGAAAATAAAATTCCGCGGCACGTTATAACAATGGATTATAGGATAAAACATGACGTCGCAAAAATTTACTACAGTGCGAATGCGCGTAAACAATATGAGGAACTGGCTACCGAGGTAATTGAATCGGCTAAAAGATCTCTCGAGAGAAATCCGCGAGATTTTTCAAGCTGGTATAATCCTTACGATATTCTGCTAACTCACTACGATAATCTTGGCATGTACAGAGAAGCAATTGATCTGCTTTTGGGATTGCAATCACTTGTACCGGATGATCCACAGATTAAAGAACTTATAAAACAGTATCGCAAACAGGCCGGAATGGATACTTCCGAGATACCCGGTCAGGAACTTAGAAATAAATAA
- a CDS encoding glycosyltransferase family A protein, with protein sequence MINVYKHKMPIVSIVMPTFNRKDYLERSINSILAQTFKDWELIISDDGSSDGTFDIADKYLCKYENIRYIKHSNRKSPLATNAGILASSGRYITFIGSDDQYKPDHIQLRIGYMQNNPEVDMIHSGAEIIGHPFVKDKNDLTKEIHISECVIGGTFFGKREIFFELGGFKDLSYSDDSDFFERAVQKFKVRKVDWNTYIYYRDTPDSICTTIK encoded by the coding sequence ATGATAAATGTTTACAAACATAAAATGCCGATTGTTTCCATTGTTATGCCGACCTTCAACAGGAAGGATTATCTTGAAAGATCCATTAATTCAATTTTAGCCCAGACCTTCAAGGATTGGGAACTGATAATTTCAGACGATGGAAGTTCGGACGGAACATTCGATATTGCCGATAAATACCTGTGTAAATACGAAAATATCAGATACATCAAACATTCCAACCGTAAATCTCCTCTTGCTACGAACGCGGGTATTCTCGCATCCTCCGGAAGATACATAACATTTATCGGAAGCGATGATCAGTATAAACCCGATCACATTCAACTGAGAATCGGTTACATGCAGAACAATCCTGAAGTTGATATGATCCACAGCGGTGCGGAAATAATCGGTCATCCGTTTGTAAAAGACAAAAACGACCTCACTAAAGAGATTCATATTTCCGAATGTGTTATAGGGGGTACATTCTTCGGAAAAAGAGAAATTTTTTTCGAACTCGGCGGATTCAAGGACCTCAGCTACAGCGATGACTCCGATTTTTTCGAAAGGGCTGTTCAGAAATTTAAAGTAAGGAAAGTCGACTGGAATACTTACATCTATTACAGGGATACGCCGGATAGCATCTGTACTACAATTAAGTAG
- a CDS encoding DUF362 domain-containing protein gives MDRRDFLRTAGLLTGAATITPGIYGKMFARSSYSVSQAYDLVAIKGGEPDVMFDEAIKQFGGMKSFVKKNQKVVIKPNIGWDVIPELGANTNPKLVARVIKHCFDAGAKDVYVFDHTCDDWRRCYSNSGIENAVKDAKGTMVPGNSESYYQEVSIKNGKKLNKDKVHELILDSDVFINMPILKNHSSTRITINMKNLMGVVWDRGYWHRNNLHQCIADFATFHKKPALNIVDAYYVMMKNGPRGVSKTDVSIMKSQILSTDMVAADAAAAKLFGLEPEIVPHIKYADEMGVGKMDLSSLQIKRIIL, from the coding sequence ATGGATAGAAGAGATTTTTTGAGAACCGCCGGACTCTTAACCGGTGCGGCAACTATTACGCCGGGTATTTATGGTAAAATGTTCGCACGAAGCAGTTATTCTGTCTCTCAGGCATACGACCTTGTGGCTATAAAAGGTGGAGAGCCGGATGTAATGTTCGATGAGGCTATAAAACAATTCGGCGGGATGAAATCATTTGTAAAGAAAAATCAGAAAGTGGTAATTAAACCGAATATCGGCTGGGATGTTATTCCGGAATTAGGCGCCAACACTAATCCTAAACTGGTTGCCCGGGTTATTAAGCATTGCTTTGATGCCGGCGCCAAAGATGTCTATGTTTTTGATCATACGTGCGACGACTGGAGAAGATGTTATTCCAACAGCGGGATTGAAAATGCAGTGAAAGACGCCAAGGGTACAATGGTACCGGGTAACAGCGAAAGCTACTATCAGGAAGTTTCAATTAAGAACGGTAAGAAACTAAATAAAGATAAAGTCCATGAACTGATCCTCGACAGCGATGTTTTTATCAACATGCCCATTCTAAAAAATCACAGTTCTACGCGTATTACTATTAACATGAAGAATCTGATGGGTGTTGTGTGGGACCGCGGCTACTGGCATCGTAATAACCTTCATCAGTGTATTGCTGACTTCGCTACGTTCCATAAGAAGCCTGCGTTGAATATTGTAGATGCGTATTATGTAATGATGAAAAACGGTCCGCGAGGAGTTTCGAAAACCGATGTAAGCATTATGAAATCCCAGATTTTATCGACCGACATGGTAGCCGCAGATGCGGCCGCTGCAAAACTGTTTGGCCTGGAACCCGAAATTGTTCCGCATATAAAATATGCTGACGAAATGGGAGTCGGTAAAATGGATTTAAGCTCTCTTCAGATTAAAAGGATCATTTTATAA
- a CDS encoding 4Fe-4S binding protein, producing the protein MNTSLLRKIRIVLSIVFVIPTTIVLIDFSGLLPENAVNGIIYFQFVPSILKSISVFSFITTGFILVFILTIIFGRVYCSTICPLGFLQDLVNFISGRISKKKKRRFIFKKEQKALRWTLFAIPVILFLFGSSFGITLLDPYSMYGRISGNFFRPVLISSNNIAASILESFKIYWIFPFEIHSFNPVPFAITGSFFLLVLYLSYFNGRLYCNTVCPVGTFLGFISRFSFFKVRIEKEDCLQCGICAKDCKANCINSDEMSVDMSRCVACFNCIQSCPTEGIKYQFDLPAVQSGKSFDQSKRNFLIATGVYFASVSEVLGQVKKKIVAKKESTVPVFREHAISPPGSLSLERFNGTCTACHLCVSACPTQVLQPSFLEYGFLGMLQPRLDNAAGFCNFECKICGDVCPTGAILPLLLKDKKLVQLGKAKFIKENCIVETEKTDCGACSEHCPTKAVHMIPYQGKLFIPEVRDEYCIGCGACEYACPTKPYKSIYIEGNPVHQVAKLNQENLIPQKKVDYKEEFPF; encoded by the coding sequence ATGAATACATCTCTACTCCGGAAAATCAGAATTGTTCTTTCAATTGTATTTGTAATTCCGACTACAATTGTCCTTATCGATTTCAGCGGACTTCTTCCGGAAAATGCCGTTAATGGAATTATTTATTTTCAGTTTGTCCCTTCAATTCTAAAATCAATTTCCGTCTTCTCATTTATAACAACCGGATTTATATTAGTTTTTATTCTTACAATTATTTTTGGCAGAGTCTACTGTTCCACTATTTGTCCGCTCGGGTTCCTGCAGGATCTTGTTAATTTTATTTCCGGCAGGATCAGTAAAAAGAAAAAAAGAAGATTTATTTTTAAAAAAGAACAGAAGGCACTTCGCTGGACGCTTTTTGCAATACCGGTAATTCTGTTTCTTTTTGGAAGTTCATTCGGTATTACACTTCTTGATCCGTATAGTATGTACGGAAGGATCTCCGGGAATTTCTTCAGACCTGTACTCATAAGTTCTAATAATATTGCCGCATCAATTCTAGAATCATTTAAAATCTACTGGATATTTCCATTCGAAATTCATTCTTTCAATCCGGTTCCGTTCGCAATAACGGGGTCATTCTTCCTTCTGGTACTTTATCTCTCTTATTTTAATGGTAGATTATATTGTAATACCGTCTGCCCGGTCGGGACATTTCTCGGATTCATTTCGAGATTTTCATTTTTTAAAGTCCGTATTGAAAAAGAGGATTGTCTTCAGTGCGGTATCTGTGCGAAGGATTGTAAGGCGAATTGTATTAACAGCGATGAAATGAGCGTTGATATGTCCAGATGCGTGGCCTGTTTTAATTGCATTCAGTCATGTCCTACCGAAGGAATAAAATATCAGTTTGATCTTCCGGCAGTTCAATCCGGTAAATCATTCGATCAGTCAAAGAGAAATTTCCTGATTGCTACTGGAGTCTATTTTGCTTCTGTGTCGGAAGTTCTGGGCCAGGTTAAGAAGAAGATTGTTGCAAAAAAGGAGAGTACTGTTCCGGTGTTCAGGGAACATGCAATTTCACCACCGGGTTCTTTATCGCTTGAGAGATTTAACGGAACCTGTACCGCTTGCCATCTCTGTGTTAGTGCATGTCCTACTCAGGTTCTTCAACCGTCGTTTCTGGAATACGGATTCCTTGGAATGCTTCAGCCCCGGCTCGACAATGCGGCCGGATTCTGTAATTTTGAGTGCAAGATTTGCGGCGATGTATGCCCAACCGGCGCCATTCTTCCGTTATTGCTCAAGGATAAAAAATTAGTCCAGCTTGGCAAGGCCAAATTCATTAAGGAAAACTGCATTGTCGAAACAGAGAAAACTGATTGCGGGGCATGTTCAGAGCATTGTCCCACCAAGGCTGTTCATATGATTCCTTATCAGGGGAAACTTTTTATCCCTGAAGTAAGAGATGAATATTGCATCGGGTGCGGTGCCTGCGAGTATGCGTGTCCGACTAAACCGTATAAGTCGATTTATATTGAAGGGAATCCGGTACATCAGGTTGCAAAACTTAATCAGGAAAATTTAATCCCGCAGAAAAAAGTTGACTATAAAGAAGAGTTTCCATTTTAA
- a CDS encoding DUF1028 domain-containing protein: MKKYLILLILLVLVSDKNAQNFFSNEPLAHTYSIVAFDPETGDMGVAVQSHWFSVGTIVSWGEAGVGVIATQSFVNPSFGPRGLELLKSGKSPQEVVDLLISSDEGRDFRQLAVLDSKGRAASYTGSKCIQPAGNIVGENFSVQANMMINDKVWPAMADAYKNSKGSLAERLMTALEAAENAGGDIRGKQSAALLVVRGKPTGNIWLDRLVDLRIDDHQQPLVELRRLLKVHRAYEHMNNGDLAVEKNEMDKAMEEYSSAMKMFPDNLEMQYWTAVTLANKGRIEEALPMFKKIFSENPNWKSLTERLVPNGLLTVDEKTFIRIME, translated from the coding sequence ATGAAAAAGTATCTGATACTGTTAATATTGCTTGTTTTAGTTTCCGATAAGAACGCTCAGAATTTTTTTTCGAATGAACCGTTAGCTCATACATATTCTATAGTTGCGTTCGATCCGGAGACCGGCGATATGGGTGTGGCTGTTCAATCCCACTGGTTTTCGGTCGGAACAATCGTAAGCTGGGGTGAAGCAGGAGTTGGAGTAATTGCAACACAGTCTTTTGTCAATCCTTCTTTCGGTCCGCGGGGTTTAGAATTACTTAAGAGCGGCAAGAGTCCGCAGGAAGTTGTTGATCTTCTGATAAGCAGTGATGAAGGAAGGGATTTCAGGCAGCTGGCTGTGCTTGATTCCAAAGGCAGGGCCGCCTCTTATACCGGATCTAAATGTATTCAGCCAGCTGGAAATATTGTGGGAGAAAATTTTTCCGTTCAGGCAAATATGATGATTAACGACAAAGTCTGGCCGGCCATGGCCGATGCATATAAGAATTCCAAAGGCTCGCTAGCCGAAAGATTAATGACTGCACTCGAAGCAGCCGAAAATGCAGGGGGCGATATTCGCGGGAAACAATCGGCTGCATTGTTAGTTGTAAGAGGAAAACCGACCGGTAATATCTGGCTGGACCGCCTAGTAGATCTAAGAATAGATGACCATCAGCAACCGCTTGTGGAACTGAGAAGGCTACTTAAAGTTCACCGCGCGTACGAACATATGAATAACGGCGATCTTGCTGTCGAAAAGAATGAAATGGATAAGGCGATGGAAGAATATTCTTCCGCTATGAAAATGTTTCCTGATAACCTTGAAATGCAATACTGGACTGCCGTAACATTAGCAAATAAAGGGAGAATTGAAGAAGCTCTGCCGATGTTTAAGAAGATCTTCAGCGAGAATCCGAATTGGAAATCACTTACAGAACGGCTGGTCCCGAATGGCCTGCTTACTGTTGATGAAAAAACATTTATAAGGATTATGGAATAG
- a CDS encoding FKBP-type peptidyl-prolyl cis-trans isomerase, with translation MKSVKVFLLFFIGSAALLAQNDKSSVMLKTVDDSVSYSIGQNIGVNLKDPSMNINFDILMQGIKDAVSGQQKLLTDEQMQDVMMAFNQKRMAQIKEEEKARGSIKKAEGIKFLEENSRKEGVITLASGLQYKSLVKGDGPSPKPEDRVKVHYTGTLINGTKFDSSYDRNEPAVFGVTQVIKGWTEALQLMRVGDKWQLFIPSELAYGENGAGGVIGPNEVLVFEVELLGINP, from the coding sequence ATGAAATCAGTAAAAGTTTTTTTGCTTTTTTTTATCGGGTCTGCAGCTTTACTGGCTCAGAACGATAAGAGCAGTGTTATGTTAAAAACCGTGGATGATTCGGTAAGCTACAGTATCGGTCAGAACATCGGCGTTAATCTCAAAGATCCTTCGATGAATATAAACTTTGACATACTGATGCAGGGAATTAAAGATGCTGTTTCTGGTCAGCAGAAATTATTAACTGATGAACAAATGCAGGATGTTATGATGGCGTTTAACCAGAAAAGAATGGCGCAAATTAAAGAGGAGGAGAAAGCCAGAGGCAGTATTAAAAAAGCCGAAGGAATTAAATTCCTTGAAGAAAACTCCCGGAAAGAAGGTGTTATTACACTGGCAAGCGGACTTCAATACAAATCACTTGTTAAAGGTGATGGCCCCTCTCCCAAGCCTGAAGACAGAGTAAAAGTCCATTATACAGGCACTCTTATTAACGGGACAAAATTCGACAGCAGCTATGACCGAAATGAACCTGCAGTATTTGGTGTAACTCAGGTGATTAAAGGATGGACAGAAGCACTTCAGTTAATGCGCGTTGGTGATAAATGGCAGCTCTTTATACCTTCTGAACTTGCTTACGGCGAGAACGGTGCCGGCGGAGTAATAGGACCAAATGAAGTACTGGTTTTCGAAGTTGAATTACTTGGAATTAATCCGTAG
- a CDS encoding YhcH/YjgK/YiaL family protein, with amino-acid sequence MIYDHLKNAELYFPIGERLQKAFEYLRSNDFSNIEPGRYDIDGDNIYAIVQEYDTKPMTSGRWEAHKKYIDVQFMVNGKEKMGYSHKNKMIVTHEYNPEKDALYLKGEGNFLTAEAGYFAIFFPSDMHMPCIAINLSTPVKKVVVKVRIDSAELEEPAADMSENPAQETIKEPEPESPKDETTL; translated from the coding sequence ATGATATACGACCATCTAAAAAATGCAGAGCTCTACTTCCCGATAGGCGAGAGATTGCAAAAGGCCTTTGAATACCTGAGGTCGAACGATTTTAGCAATATTGAACCGGGGCGATATGATATTGACGGGGATAATATTTATGCAATTGTCCAGGAGTATGATACAAAACCGATGACATCCGGCAGATGGGAAGCCCATAAAAAATATATCGACGTTCAGTTTATGGTTAACGGTAAAGAAAAAATGGGGTATTCCCATAAGAACAAAATGATTGTAACACATGAATATAATCCCGAAAAGGACGCTCTTTATTTAAAAGGGGAAGGTAATTTTCTAACTGCTGAAGCAGGTTATTTTGCAATATTTTTTCCGAGTGATATGCATATGCCCTGCATTGCAATCAATCTTTCAACTCCTGTTAAAAAGGTAGTCGTTAAAGTAAGAATTGATTCTGCTGAGTTGGAAGAACCTGCCGCTGATATGTCAGAGAATCCGGCTCAAGAAACAATTAAGGAACCTGAACCGGAATCACCCAAAGACGAAACAACTCTTTAA